The genomic stretch ATTAGTGTCCATTTTCTTTTTCCAAAAGAGCGATCGCGCCATTTATGCCTTTACGAAGTTATAAGTATTCCAGCTTGTAACTTGTCCAAATTCTTCTTAAAAACCTGTTGGTTTTACTTCTGGAAATAGATTGAGTTGCTGGTTTTCCAAGCGCATTGACTAGATATGACCGAAGCCATCATCAAGCATTTCATTTGAAAAACCATACAGGAGATTGCGGTTATAACATCAAGGAGCGATGTCTGCGACTGGCTACACCTACGCACTGCTGTTGATTATGCACTCATGGATTGAGACGTGAGCAAACCAGACATGAGTAATACACGCTCTGACCAAGTAGATGCAACATCTGTGATATTTGCAGTTTGGGTTGATTCATCGCAAATGCTGACCCAATTGAGCTTCCAATTCTGTAAAGTGTCTTGAAGTTGATTTAATTCAACGTGATTAATTTCACTGTTTTGCTGTATTAGAGACAAATACAATAAGCTCTCTTCTAACAATACTGGAACTATTTCGCGCTTTGCACTATTTTGTACCCAAGATTTGAGCCTTGCTAAACAGGCGGCTAATTCCCCTAATTGCTGTGGCTGAGTTAGATGTAAAAAACTAGCTTCAATAATTCTCCAGTTAGGCATTACAATCCTCCTAGCAACTGCTGGCTAATTTGGCTGACTTGTTCTCGAATCTGTGGGGACTGTATGATCATACTACGGTTATTTTGACTGGGGCGGATGTTAATAATTGACTCAAATGTCAATTCTTGAGTATAAGGCGACCAATCAGCCCCCCAAATATCACGTTGTCTGCTGCCATCTTTGAGCAATTCTTGTTCACATTCATAGTGACGAACTCCACCGCCTGCAAGAATTTTGCGTTCGATGTCTACAGCTATTTTAATGAATACATCCCACGTTTTCAGCATTTCTTCTATTTGTTGCGGGGTAGCAAGTTCACGAATGATTAAAATCAACTGCAATTATCCTACTTGATGACTACCAATAACAATTTATACAATACTTTTCGCTGACAAACAACTAAATTTAGCTCCCGAAACGATGCGTGCTGGTATCTGAGAGTGCAAAGTAAAAAATAATTTTGAGTTGAAGCATCGATTGAAAGAGTTAATGGTATATTAGTACAAAAGAACTACAAAACAGGGTTCAACAGCTTCAAACTGCAATAGTTATTAATATTTTGCACTTCTAAAATTGAGGAAAGCTATGGCAGATTCTAATTCTCTACTTTCTTTGTATGAAGGATTAGTACAAA from Aulosira sp. FACHB-615 encodes the following:
- a CDS encoding DUF5674 family protein, producing the protein MILIIRELATPQQIEEMLKTWDVFIKIAVDIERKILAGGGVRHYECEQELLKDGSRQRDIWGADWSPYTQELTFESIINIRPSQNNRSMIIQSPQIREQVSQISQQLLGGL